The genomic segment CCTTTCTCAGGGCTCCACTGCTCCTGAAAATTATCTCCAAATAACTTGGGCTTGAAGTTTAAAGCAGCCCCAGTCCCTGGTCTAATGGTTTGTGGGGACGCTTCTGATCCAAAATGACAGGGACTTTTTGGCTTGTCCTAGGTCCTGCGCTGGCAAAAGCCtccccagagcagggcagcGAGCTCTGGTGTACttgaagctgggaggagaggcacCTAGCAGGGGGAAAATTTGGGAGCAGAAATATGATCATTATATGAGCAAATAGGGGAATCCTgtgggctgctggcagctccaGTGTGTCCCTGATGGGGCATTTGTCTGGGAGCCAGGAGCTGCGAGGTCCAGACCTGTCTGTGCCGCTGCTTGCTGGATGTGTTTGCCAAACCGCTCTGCGCCTTTCCCCTCATCTCGTAAGCACAGAAGTTCGCTGCGATGGGGGTGCCTCTGGCTGCACCGTGCCTGGTCCGTGGGAGCTTGTGCCCCTGGGACCAGTGTCTGGGAATGGTCACCGTAGCCAGGAGCTCTGGAGGGATCGACCCTACCTGGAAACAGTTCTTGAATTTCCGGCTGACGAAGTAGAGAGCCACAGGGTTGATGCAGGAGTTGAGGGAGGCCATGTTGATCCCAAAGTAATCCATCACTAGGAGGAAACTGAGgcgggaggggagagaagagggtgGACGTGTTGGAAGCTCACTGAGCGGAGAACTGAGGGAGGGTTTCCAAACTGCCTGCAAACTGCCTGGCCCTGGAACCTGCTTCCACGGAGGGCCAGTGACTGATAACACAGAGGTGAGCACAAAACAGTCCCTCCTGCAGTTGGGCAGTTGCCCAACACTTTTTCTTGCGAGGAGCATTTCCTGAGGAAACCAAAAGCATGAGATCTGATTTCCCCTGGTGACTTTGATGGTCTCACACTCAAGCAGAGTAGCAGTGTCTGGCCTGAACTGGATTTTGGCAGGATGGGtaaagaggagaggggaagacaGGCACCTATCACACGGCAGAAAGTGTGCACAGccctcagagctgctgcagtccCTTTAGCCCTGCAGGGAATGTTTCTCTGCCCAGGAGACCTCTTTAACCCATAGCTTTATagagacatttcaaaatttaatttcttctcttcttatGGTCCCCCGCACCCTTTCTCTGTGCCTATCAGGAGGGCAATGCCATCTGGAAAGGAGCTATTCAAACAAGATGTTTGGAAGGCAACTCCACAAGCCTGCAATGAGCCCAGCCAGAGCCTCTGCCGGTGCCCGTGGGGGCTCCCAGCACGGTGCCCTTCTGCTGATGCCCCTACCTGAGCAGTTCACATCTGTTGGGGTCCGTCTGGTCATAGATGGTCTTTTTGAGGATGCGGCTGAGGTGGAGCGGCAGCCAGCAGAGTGCAAAGATCACCACGAGGCAGAACACAGTCTTGGCCACCTCCCGGCGCTGCGAAGAGAAGGTGGGCAGGAGAGAAGGGATGGTCTGGCTGAGCACTGGAGAGCAATGGAGCAAAGCACCGTCTCCCCATGCTGAGCAAGGGCccttcaaataatttctgtaatcTGATGACGGCTGAGCACCCCTTTTGAGTCCAAAGCACAACCTGCAGGTCCCAAATCCTGCATTGCGAGGAGGACTCTGAGATCCAGGCTGCAGAAAGGGGTAGGGCACCAGCAGCACAATATGGACCAGACTCCTTCACGCCCCTTCCCACCGTTGCTCCTGGTGACTTTGCTGGGCTGATACTCCCTGGGACGTGGAGGCCTCATCCGTCCACCCTTCACACTGTGTTATTGTGACAACCAGCTCGCCTGCCTCAAGGGATCATTCTGCAAAGTGTGGGAGGGGACAGTACACTGTTCTTTTCCCTGCACCCCTTGTCTGTGATACAGCACATTCAGCATTTGGTCCAGTTTGGTGTGATCTGGGCTGGCACAGCACGGCCAGAGATAAATGACCgtaagaaactgaaaatcaagCTGGTCCGTGGCCGTAAGGCTAGTAGTTTGGGTTGTCCCTGAGACTGGAGATTGTAGAGCTGAAGGCCCATCTCCCTGGTTTAATCCGTGCATCTGCATCAATGTGCCAATATCAGTTGACCACTGTGAGGCTATGTCAGCTCATACGTGTCCTTTACAGGGATAGGTGCGTGTTCTCCCCTTCGACAGCGCTCCCTCCTCTTTGGGAAATATCAGACTTTCTGCCCTCCTGGTTTTCTTACCCGTTTCATGTGGTCATTCAGAGCAATTCTCATGCCGTTTCTCTTGCTCAACATCTCGCATGACATGAGGGTGTAGAAGATGCCAGTGCATACCAAGGGGAGGCAGAAATAGAAGCCGAAAAGCCACCAGTCCTTCACGTCACGGTAGAACtgcatgcaaaagaaagagcaaCTGGAAactggggaaaggggagggtgGTAACTGGGGCATGAACTGACCCGGTCCCTGACACTGATGCTGGCCTGTGTCAGACACTTCTGATGTGTGAAAGTGTAACAGCTCCTGTGCTAAGTGCACATAGCATTATCTTCCCCCGTCTTTAACCTAAAGAAGTAAAGGCTGGTTTGCATCTGGCTGCCAGTCCAATCTAGCACTCTTGTGCAAGAAACGGTTGCAAGGAGCTTATTTGGTAGACACGGTGGGATAAGTTCTGATGCTTTGTAAGGATCTTCATTCCCTTGCTCACCCTTAGCTGACCCTGTGATAAAGGTTACCCATGCAGACTGGTTGTGAAGATGCTCTTTGGCCTGCTGGCACAGCGTAGCAGGTTCTGAAGCTTCCCGAGATGTGTCATGACCTTCTGATGTGGACGGTGAAGACACGACACAGCTTCAGGACCAGCTGCCTGTTTTCTGGCCCCACATTCAAAGCAAGTCTGCCCCACGTCACTACAATGCTGGGTATTCTGTGTTTTGTCTGATACTGCTCTCCCTGTGTTGACCCCGACGGCTAGAAGAAGCCATCTACAGAAGCATCTAATCCTCTGATCAAGGAGGGAGGATGCCCTGGTTGCCTGtgtctccctctcccttgcACTGCAGCTGGGGTGGGACAGAGTACATACCATCATGAAGCTGGATTTCTGTTCGGAGGCGAGCATGCACACCCACAGGTGTCGTTCCCAGTAGCTGAGCTCCACCATGTCGAAGGCTATCGCTTCGGGGACTGCAAGCACAATGGCCACTGCCCAGATCAGCATCACCTCCACCGCCTTCCACATGGGGATTCCTATCCCCTGGATCCGACTCCAGGACGCCACTGCTCGGTACCTGCCCAACGCGTGGGAACGCAACAGGAGCAGATCGGAGTGAGAAAAGCAACCATCAGGAAGGGGCTGAGAAGGTGCAGATCAGAGTTGTCCCCAAAGGTCCTTTCCCTTATGCCTTCCTCCTCCACTCCTGAACCTTTCCCTTCAATGGAATGGGAAAGATCAGAAACAGGGGCTCAATGGACGAATGCGATGGTAGCTATCCTTGGCCAATGTCTACCTGCCGTTGGGGAGGTGCCAGCCTTCCCCACCACCCCAGCAGTTGTTCCAGCACATCATGATCCTCCCCTCAACCTTTTCCAGCAGGATTTAAACTCTGTCACCAGAGTCAGTTCCTGCTGGATTTCAACTCTACATGACGGCACCCTGGCCCCATCTCTGAATTTGGCCTGGGAGCAAGCCGCCCTGCAGTCGGCCTTTTGGTTACAATGAAGGGACACGCTGTAGTCAAATACGGGTCAGGCTGGGCAGTGCAGCTGTAGAAGTTGTTTCTTACCTGTCGATGCTGAGAGCGCAAAGGCTGAGGACCGTGATGCCCACTGAGGTCTTCTGGATGAAGGGGACCAGCTTGCACACCTGCACACCAAAGGGCCAGTCCTTTGCCAAGAGCTAGGGAAGAACCGCAGGGTTAACAGGCTGCTTCGGGAAAGAGTGTCCGGCTTCCCGTAATAGCCGGTGGTTACCCACAAGGTGTGAGAAGCCCACAAAGAGCAGATGAAAGCACTCTGAGGTTACCTCCGCTGGGATTGCGCAGTGTGTGCTCTCCGGTATTTTGTGTTGTACTGGGAACCATTCGTTTCCCCAAGGGCTCGTTGTGAGATGAGTTGTCACATAGGTGGAAGGATCCAGACACCAGGTTCTGAATCCATACCCTGGGTGGTTTTGGATGGATCTGAATCCTAAATGCCACAATGGCCTTTGGGTTGCTTTCAGAGGGAAAACGGGCATCATTCTCTGCAATAGCCAAAATCCAGCAAGGACAGCTTCTTTCAGGTGGCTTTCAAAGCCATGTAGTCTTAAGCCCTTATCGTACTCTGACCCTCTACCACACTTAGATTCCTTATAGAACACATACACTGTGGACCCAAGCTCAGCTGGGGCAAGCAGAGGGTATCAATGGGGACGAGATGTCCTGAAGGCAGGAGAAATCCAGGCCGCTCACTCATGGGGATGAGAGTGAGCCTGGGTTCACAACCCTTATATCCTCATGACACCTGGAGCCCATCTTAAGGTTACCCCTACTCAGAaccaccccacccaccccccccgtGCAAGGTCTTTAGTTTGGCCTCAGCAGCAAGACAAATCGATCCAGAAGCTCTCCTGGAAATCAGGGTCTCAGGTGAAGGCAACCGACCAACCCTACCCTTTCCTTTGGTCTGCAAACCTGGGTAGTCCACCCATCTCATCTGTTACTGTGTTGTGAGGGAGACACACCACGAGGGAACTGGGCTGCTCTTAGGACCAGGTTGCACATAGTTGGTTCGGGCTTCCCAAACAAGCAACAATTTCTCCTTCAGGAGGTGGCTGGAAGCGAGAGGGGCAGAAGGGAAAGGGGTTGCTCAGGTGGCCTGGGGAAATCCTGAACCTCAGTCAGGAAATGTCAGCGTAGATGTGGCCGGATCAGGGAGTCCCAACCCCGGAGATTTGACCCAGTTTTCCTGTTACGAGGCAGGCAACACCAATGCAAGATGTTGTCCTTAGCCTGGACAAAATATCTtgacttttctttgtgttggcTGCAAGCTGTGCTAGTTGCAGCTCCAAGAGACGGCCAAGTGTATCTCCAAGCCAGCAGCTTGTGTTAACAGGAGGTGTCCTGTAGATCAGGCTTCTGGTCTAAGCCATGAACTCTGCACAAAGCCCAGTGCAACCCCAGTTCTTGGCTAACCAGGACGCAGAGCTGGGTATTGAGCCTGTGACTGGTTTATCTGCCAGCTTTCCTCAGCACGGTCATTCCTACAGCCTCCATCTGGTCCCACATGCCCCTTTTTTTATGATACATAGGGCCTTCCTACAACAGAGACTTGTGAAATACGGCAGAACTGGGCAAACGGAAGGGCTGTCCGACCCATGTCCTCACAGTCCCCTTGTCTAAGCCTTGTTTCTTTGGGAACCCAGGCTAAAACCAATGCAACTGCCCCGATATTGTGGGTAATATAAACAAGACAGATGGACTCTGCAGTCCAGATCCCCCAAAGCGGAGAAGCATTTCCATCCTATGGAGGCAGGTCTGCCAgatattttgctgttgctgttactCTGTTCTTGTTAAATGTACATTGCACGACCCAAATTCTTTCCCTGGCCACTTGGTGCATTTCCCACAAGTGTGGCAAAGGCAGGATTAAAACGCAAATCTTCCCTGCCTTGGTTTTGACTGGGGGCAAATATTGGAGGGGCTTTGCTGTTCGAGTTTTTGAAGGGCTCAGCTATGACCATGCTTGTTGGGCTGCCTCCACAACCTCTGCCTGTGCAATGGGTGCGGGGTAGAGGTGGTccccaggagagctgctggcttTGCAGCCGCGTTCCCCAGACTGTGTCTCCGCTCTCGGGCAGAACAAATCGTGCCTTATTCAAAGCAAAGGGGGCCCATTGGGTGAAAGCAGAGATGGGCTGTACCCCATGGATGGAGGGGGGTAACCTTCCTGTGGGTCAGTGCTGCTGGCCCCAAGCTACTCTGTTTTCTTGCCCATGAGTGAAACCCTCTGCATGGATCCGTATTCTTATAACAGCGGGGATCATCCGGCTCATGGAGAACCTGTTTGTTTTGAGCTAAAAAACCTTTATAGTTTTCAATCCATTTTCCCTTGAAGGGTATCTATCCACAGTGATCTGAGACCCTCTGCCAGCCACATCTGGTTGTTCTCACTGTCAAATTGTATGCACCTTCTTCCTACTTCGaatttctctgccttctccccctgccacccAGCCTGCTCGATCCAGGACCCCTCTGGCACTCAATTTCCACTTTTCAGGCTAAAGCTTCCCTTTGACAAACAAACCTGGCCGAGCTCCAGGTCCTTCACCCCACAGCATCCCTTCCAACCCTTCAGAGAAACCTCTGGCTCCAGCCCACCAAAATGTGTCTCAAGCAGTGGGCGAGAAAGAGCTGCAAATAGCCCAGGCACGTCTCACAGATGTCGTAACACACCTTCTGCTCTCAACCGGGGGCTCGGGTCCGCTGCCCGCATCTGCCTGGCCCTCTCTGCCCCAGTGCACTGTGCAGAGCTCGGGTTCCCCTGATTATTTGTTGTGCCTCTTCCCTCTAGTTTTGGGGGGCAGTGTCTCTGAAAGAAGCCCCTGTTTTATACTACAGCCCTCTTCCTTGTTCCTGGATGAGTCTTCACGTTTAGCTAGAATAAGCAAGATATTTGCTTGAGGCTGATGAACTGAACTGTGCTGGGAGAAGTGTCCCCAGTGCaaaggaataataatttttgCTCAGCTGAGATAAACATGGGGTTGTAATGTCAGGAGACTGCAAGCAATTCTTTTCTTGTGATTTTAGATGAGATTTAAAAGATCTGGAAGGTTGTGTgctcgtgtgtgtgtgtgcataacACAGCTGTAGCGGAGAACACCTCTGCTTTCCCAGGAATGTACTCTGAGCTTTGTGTCTGTTTATGTTTTTCTCATCCTTTCAAGAGCAGAAAcaccctccccctctcccttgcCAAAATGGAGCCTGCAATAAAGAGCAGAGGATAGATATTCCCCAGGGCACCGAGGCAAGTGGGAGCAGACACCATCCCCGCAATCGCCGGGCTGCCGCAGCACTCGTGCCGCATGGAGCCTACCTTATATACGTTGATGGGCAGAGCAAT from the Gymnogyps californianus isolate 813 chromosome 9, ASM1813914v2, whole genome shotgun sequence genome contains:
- the LOC127019621 gene encoding endothelin receptor type B-like, producing MARTPAPTTLAIFLTCLFSEARSQTPRAFLETTVPFEVLSQEQAYSLVQPSLFQDAKLSNHSESLPRSTSSEPPLLPVCVKPADIRHIFKYINTIVSCTIFIVGIIGNSTLLRIIYKNKCMRNGPNVLIASLALGDLLYILIALPINVYKLLAKDWPFGVQVCKLVPFIQKTSVGITVLSLCALSIDRYRAVASWSRIQGIGIPMWKAVEVMLIWAVAIVLAVPEAIAFDMVELSYWERHLWVCMLASEQKSSFMMFYRDVKDWWLFGFYFCLPLVCTGIFYTLMSCEMLSKRNGMRIALNDHMKRRREVAKTVFCLVVIFALCWLPLHLSRILKKTIYDQTDPNRCELLSFLLVMDYFGINMASLNSCINPVALYFVSRKFKNCFQSCLCCWCQRPALSITPTDEKGSVGKWKANGQELGLDRSSSRLSNKYSSS